A stretch of the Glutamicibacter sp. JL.03c genome encodes the following:
- a CDS encoding DUF6153 family protein, with protein sequence MGSKGNAMQPGQRPVPALAWLHLALLVGAVFMGLLSMHVLVAPAMPSAAPMSSSGQGMIAHSSAHDSDMAPAGGDEGHGCSDCPMDHEMSAAGCVLALLALLLLLRPPGILALAKKMAMRPEVLTLCRPRFPLSRPDLTALGICRT encoded by the coding sequence ATGGGTAGCAAGGGCAATGCGATGCAACCGGGCCAGAGGCCGGTTCCTGCCTTGGCCTGGTTGCATTTGGCGTTGCTCGTTGGCGCCGTATTTATGGGATTGCTCTCGATGCATGTCTTGGTGGCTCCAGCGATGCCGTCGGCCGCCCCGATGAGCTCGTCCGGGCAGGGAATGATCGCTCATTCTTCGGCTCATGATTCCGATATGGCGCCGGCTGGCGGCGACGAGGGCCACGGGTGTTCAGACTGCCCGATGGATCATGAAATGTCGGCTGCTGGATGCGTCCTCGCATTGCTGGCTTTGCTGCTGCTCTTGCGGCCGCCGGGAATTCTCGCACTTGCCAAGAAGATGGCGATGAGGCCGGAGGTCTTGACGCTTTGCCGCCCGCGGTTCCCGCTGTCCAGACCGGATCTGACGGCCTTGGGGATTTGTCGAACGTGA
- a CDS encoding DUF305 domain-containing protein — MKHKTLGFGALALSTLVALTSCAADQAQNAPATFESHGSEHQMSSSSASAAGEANAADASFASGMKAHHEQALEMSTDLLGKEQIPGEVRKLAEQIKSAQTPEIELMESWLSGWDMPEGMDHGQMDHGEGMISQEDITSLKESTGPKAAKLFLEQMIAHHEGAIEMAETEIADGSFPEAIELSKNIVESQSQEIQAMKDLLGTL, encoded by the coding sequence ATGAAGCACAAGACCTTAGGCTTTGGCGCCCTGGCGCTGAGCACCCTCGTCGCGCTGACCTCATGCGCAGCAGATCAAGCCCAGAATGCCCCGGCCACGTTCGAATCCCACGGTTCGGAACATCAGATGTCATCATCGTCGGCATCGGCTGCCGGTGAGGCCAATGCGGCAGACGCGAGTTTTGCCAGCGGCATGAAAGCGCACCATGAACAGGCCCTGGAGATGTCCACGGACCTGCTGGGGAAGGAGCAGATCCCGGGCGAGGTCAGGAAGTTGGCAGAACAGATCAAATCGGCGCAAACCCCGGAAATCGAGCTGATGGAGAGCTGGCTGTCCGGATGGGATATGCCAGAAGGCATGGACCACGGGCAAATGGATCACGGCGAGGGAATGATTTCGCAAGAGGACATCACCTCGTTGAAGGAGTCCACCGGTCCCAAGGCGGCAAAACTGTTCCTGGAGCAGATGATCGCGCATCACGAAGGCGCGATTGAGATGGCCGAGACCGAGATTGCCGATGGCTCGTTCCCCGAGGCCATCGAATTGTCCAAGAATATTGTTGAATCCCAGTCCCAGGAAATCCAGGCGATGAAGGATCTGCTGGGCACGCTCTAG
- a CDS encoding DoxX family membrane protein yields the protein MTNQLSKPRHAARLALGAFLAYAGISHLSFAREEFQAQVPPGLPLDPDLVVIVSGVAEVGLGVSLLALLKKRVHVGWIVALFFVAVFPGNIAQLLEHRDAFGLDTDGKRLARLFFQPVLIALALWATGAWRDRDQLRARS from the coding sequence ATGACTAATCAGCTCAGCAAGCCGCGTCATGCAGCGCGCCTCGCGTTGGGCGCATTCCTGGCCTACGCCGGCATCAGCCATCTGAGCTTTGCCCGCGAAGAGTTCCAGGCGCAGGTTCCGCCGGGCCTTCCGCTGGATCCGGATCTGGTGGTCATCGTCTCGGGTGTGGCCGAGGTGGGGCTTGGCGTCTCCCTGCTGGCCTTGCTGAAGAAACGCGTGCACGTCGGCTGGATCGTTGCCTTGTTCTTCGTGGCTGTGTTCCCCGGCAACATCGCCCAGCTGCTGGAGCACCGGGATGCCTTTGGACTCGACACCGACGGCAAGCGACTAGCCCGGCTCTTCTTCCAGCCGGTGCTCATCGCCCTGGCCCTGTGGGCCACCGGCGCATGGCGCGACCGGGACCAGCTTCGGGCCCGAAGCTAG
- a CDS encoding organic hydroperoxide resistance protein, with protein sequence METLYTAEALSTGQGREGRAQTPDGRLDLVLTAPQELGGSGIGTNPEQLFAAGYSACFHSALNTVARARKIKVEDSSVGGRVSLHREGEGYKLSVELEVVIPGMDHDAAQELADAAHAVCPYSNATRGNIDVTVTVSDD encoded by the coding sequence ATGGAAACCTTGTACACCGCAGAAGCACTGTCCACCGGCCAGGGTCGCGAAGGCCGCGCCCAGACTCCGGACGGACGCCTTGATCTGGTCCTCACCGCCCCTCAGGAATTGGGCGGCAGCGGTATCGGCACCAACCCGGAACAGCTCTTTGCCGCCGGATACTCGGCCTGCTTCCATTCGGCACTGAACACCGTGGCCCGAGCCCGCAAGATCAAGGTCGAGGACTCCAGCGTCGGAGGACGCGTCAGCCTGCACCGTGAAGGCGAAGGCTACAAGCTCTCGGTTGAACTCGAAGTCGTCATTCCAGGCATGGACCACGACGCAGCCCAGGAGCTCGCCGACGCAGCCCACGCCGTCTGCCCATACTCGAATGCCACCCGCGGAAACATCGACGTGACTGTCACCGTTTCCGATGACTAA
- a CDS encoding MarR family winged helix-turn-helix transcriptional regulator, with protein MAIVDEMVCFSLYSASRATNRAYAELLAPWQLTYTQYLVLVVLWNEGSKPVREIGDILQLDSGTLSPLLRRLESKDYIQRQRSEFDTRVVKAVLTQQGTELRHDLAHIPEQIACGTGLPDIESAKALVNSLHRITETMQTLPLADR; from the coding sequence ATGGCGATAGTTGATGAGATGGTGTGCTTCTCCCTGTACTCGGCAAGCCGGGCAACCAACAGGGCCTACGCGGAGCTTTTGGCACCCTGGCAGCTGACCTATACCCAGTACCTGGTGCTGGTCGTGCTGTGGAATGAAGGCTCAAAGCCAGTGCGGGAAATCGGCGACATCCTCCAGCTTGATTCCGGGACTCTCTCCCCGCTGCTGCGGCGCTTGGAAAGCAAAGACTACATCCAGCGGCAACGCAGCGAATTCGACACCCGGGTAGTGAAGGCGGTCCTCACCCAGCAGGGAACCGAGCTGCGCCATGACCTGGCACATATCCCAGAACAGATCGCCTGCGGCACGGGACTGCCTGATATCGAAAGCGCCAAAGCGCTGGTGAATTCACTGCATCGCATCACCGAAACGATGCAGACCCTCCCGCTAGCGGACCGCTAG